The nucleotide sequence CCGCGATGCTGGCGATGACCACGCCGCCCAGGAAGGGAATCAGCGGGTTGAACGAAAATTCCACACCGCAGAAGGTAAACTGGCAGGTGGTAAAGGTAAACTTGATGAGCTTCACGCCCGTGGGGGCGACAACGCCTTCGGCCTTGGACTTGGCAGCTTCAAAAGCCTTGGCGGCTTCCTTGGCCTTGGCCTTGGAGCGCTGACCAGCGGGGGAGGTCTCCCACATCAGGTACAGGCCAAGCACCAGCACGAACAGACCAAAATAGCCCTGATAGGACGAGAAGTTCAGCTTGCCAGCCGTCAGAGAAACAGCACTGAAAGCGCCCACAATGGAGCCGAGACCCAGAGCAAAGCCCAGGGGCAGCACAAGGCGCTTCATGCGGTAGTAGCTGAAGGTACTGATAACAGCGGAGAGACCGGCCAGCATCTGGTTGGAGGCGCGCACAGAGTCGGTAACAGACTTGTTGAGCGGGGTCTTGCCAAAAGACTTGGCATACGCGCCAAGGCCGTGCACGGTCATGTGGCCCACGCCAGCCATAACACCGCCAAAAGCGCCCACGGTGGAGAAAATCCAGCCCACCCACAGGGCCCAGCCAAAGGCCAGCATCATGTTGACCTTGGGGCCGCCGGGGATACCCAGATAGCCGGGTTCGGCCTGCATATTCAGGGTTTCAGGGGCAGTTTCCACCTGTTTGGCAATGGCATT is from Desulfovibrio desulfuricans and encodes:
- a CDS encoding sulfite exporter TauE/SafE family protein, whose translation is MAADGSVLANAIAKQVETAPETLNMQAEPGYLGIPGGPKVNMMLAFGWALWVGWIFSTVGAFGGVMAGVGHMTVHGLGAYAKSFGKTPLNKSVTDSVRASNQMLAGLSAVISTFSYYRMKRLVLPLGFALGLGSIVGAFSAVSLTAGKLNFSSYQGYFGLFVLVLGLYLMWETSPAGQRSKAKAKEAAKAFEAAKSKAEGVVAPTGVKLIKFTFTTCQFTFCGVEFSFNPLIPFLGGVVIASIAAFLGVGGGFLLVPFITSVTQLPMYLAAGTSALAVLLSMITGITTLMLHGALVDWNLVGLELAGIAVGSIVGPYTSRFFSDIWLKRLFIVLALYVGTDYILRGFFNIKMFG